The genomic region CGTTTATGGCTGTGAAAAGCTTGTGGCTCCGAGATTTGGTCATTTTTCTCGGGGCAAATGCTTAACCTTTCGGCGACGCGTTCACGAGCCTCGCGTTCATCACGAGGTAATCCGTCGTAAGAACTGGCTTTAGGTTTCCAATTCAAATAATCAAAAGCATGGACGATCTTGCCCGTGTGGCGGTCGATGAGCTCAAAGGTGAGGGGGGAATGAGCCTTGACCTGGGGCTGGAGTGAGTGGGTCAGGTCAAAGAGCCTGTATCGGATGGAACAAACCGCTTCGTGTTCCCCTTGCATCACCAGAGGGGCACGATAACCATTCACCGAAAGGACCGGGAACTCAAAAGCTTTCTCCGCTTTGATGAATACCTCTAAACGATCGGTCGAACTGTCCACACACCGGGCCACAGTCCCGGCGGCGGTGGGTTGCTCACCCAGCACGGGCCACGACTCCACCGCCTGTCGCAAAATGAACTCCGCACCGGGAATACTGAATTTCTCAATGACCGGATAACGGAAGTCGATGATACCGTCAAAAAGGTCTTCCCTCATGTCGAAGCCAAATTCATTTATGTATGCGATGACCGAGCGCAAATTGCGTTTAAGGAAATAGGGCATGGCGAATTCATCATGGAGCCTGTGCTCGAAATCAACGAGGGCCCCCTCATACGGGCTCTGGATAAAACAAGCCGCCAGCACACGCAAGAGTAAGTGCGGCGCGAGGAAGAGCTCCCGTGTGGGCATCATCTCAAATGCGCGGAATTCGATCAAGCCCAGCTGGCCATTTGGCAGGTATGAATTATAAAATTTATCCACGCTGATCTCGGCCCGGTGCGTATTACCATTCCAGTCGAGGAGCAAATTGCGCAGGATCATGTCGATTTTTTCCGGGGAAGCCGGGGCCGGCATGGCTTCGATCGCGCGCAGGGAAATCTCCAGCTCATAGAGCAGGTCGTAAAAACTCTCATCCACACGTGGGGCCTGGCAGGAAGGCCCGAGAAAGAGCCCTGTAAAAATAAATGATAGAGCCGGGTGATTCTGGAAAAATCGCAGGAAACTCGGGAGCAACCGGGGACATTTCAAAAAAGGATTCTCCTCCAAGGATGGGCCCCCGAGGATAATATGTGAACCCCCGCCCGTGGCGACTTTGCGCCCGCTGAATTGGTATTTGTACGGACGTAGGCCCGCTTGCTCAGCGCAATGGAAAAGCAATTTGCTGAAACGCTCCTGTTCATCCCAGTTTTTTGTCGGGGGGAGATTAATCTCTAGGACCCCGGGATCGGGAATCACCGTGAGTTTCTCGATCTCGTCTGAGGAGGGAGGGGGATAACCCTCCAGAATAAACGGCGGGCACTTCAGAGCGGTGACGGTTTCATTCAGGGACTTCGTCAAGGAAAGGAATGCCGCTTGGCTTTTGACGGGAGGCAAAAAGATGCATAAGTCGCCCTCGTCATTATACTGGACGGTGAGGGCTGTCAGGATGGTGTCCTGGGGTAATTTGCTCAAGGGCAGGCGCAGGCCAATCGGGCTCTCACCCGGGACGAGTGTGATCTCGTCTGAGAGATCGAAAGTCCATTTTTCTGAACGCCATTTTCCGGCCTCAAAATCCAAGGGCAACACATATCCCTTTGGTGTACACATCGTCCTCCACTTGTCGGAGTCCGGTGCATGAGCAAAGTCCGGTACGACAAATGATTCCTTGCCCCGGTGGAATACTGGCAGGGGTACGGTCTCGCCTTTGCTTGCGGCAAAACGCATTTGTCCCTCGACATCTTCAAAGGCGGGTTGCGCCATTTCCTTCGCCAGTCCGAGGTGCTGCGCAAGTTGCTCAGCTAATAAGACTAAAAGGGCGGGGTCAGCGGTTTGTTTTGTTTTGGATTGGTCAAATTTAAAACGGCTGAGGCCATTCCATAACGGTTGCCCATTTTTAA from Verrucomicrobiota bacterium harbors:
- a CDS encoding transglutaminase family protein, with the translated sequence MTMIEHINSLGRAADEVFKKNGVILTQGGEPTFVPENTEAAEWNTAALGPEKIKLGRSLVRCFAEKSYPGALVMQTIGKHYPGEALPRWCLGIYYFKNGQPLWNGLSRFKFDQSKTKQTADPALLVLLAEQLAQHLGLAKEMAQPAFEDVEGQMRFAASKGETVPLPVFHRGKESFVVPDFAHAPDSDKWRTMCTPKGYVLPLDFEAGKWRSEKWTFDLSDEITLVPGESPIGLRLPLSKLPQDTILTALTVQYNDEGDLCIFLPPVKSQAAFLSLTKSLNETVTALKCPPFILEGYPPPSSDEIEKLTVIPDPGVLEINLPPTKNWDEQERFSKLLFHCAEQAGLRPYKYQFSGRKVATGGGSHIILGGPSLEENPFLKCPRLLPSFLRFFQNHPALSFIFTGLFLGPSCQAPRVDESFYDLLYELEISLRAIEAMPAPASPEKIDMILRNLLLDWNGNTHRAEISVDKFYNSYLPNGQLGLIEFRAFEMMPTRELFLAPHLLLRVLAACFIQSPYEGALVDFEHRLHDEFAMPYFLKRNLRSVIAYINEFGFDMREDLFDGIIDFRYPVIEKFSIPGAEFILRQAVESWPVLGEQPTAAGTVARCVDSSTDRLEVFIKAEKAFEFPVLSVNGYRAPLVMQGEHEAVCSIRYRLFDLTHSLQPQVKAHSPLTFELIDRHTGKIVHAFDYLNWKPKASSYDGLPRDEREARERVAERLSICPEKNDQISEPQAFHSHKRAPYTLDLRAVPLIKEK